The proteins below come from a single Aptenodytes patagonicus chromosome 20, bAptPat1.pri.cur, whole genome shotgun sequence genomic window:
- the LOC143169553 gene encoding keratin, type I cytoskeletal 14, which translates to MSTTVRQYSSSTSLKGFGGLGGGSSRLSSVRVGGGGYRAPSVHGGSGSYSVSSRIVSGLGSGYGGSYCSSVGGGLGGGFGGSYGAGFGAGFGGGFGGGFGGGDGILPAGEKETMQNLNDRLAVYLDKVRALEEANTDLEVKIREWYKKQGPGPDRDYSPYYRTIEELRNKILAATVENANIVLQIDNARLAADDFRTKFETEQALRLSVEADINGLRRVLDELTLARADLEMQIENLKEELAYLKKNHEEEMNALRGQVGGEISVEMDAAPGIDLTKILAEMREQYESLADKNRRDAEQWFFSKTEELNREVAINTEQLQSGKTEITELRRTIQSLEIDLQSQLSTKAALEGTLADTEARYGTQLAQLQGLITSVEEQLAELRCDMERQNHEYRVLLDVKSRLEQEIATYRRLLEGEDAHISSQYSSAMSSHSGRDVMTSSRQVRTIVEEVQDGKVVSSREQVALTTR; encoded by the exons ATGAGCACCACTGTCAGGCAatactcctcctccacctccctcaAGGGATTTGGTGGCCTGGGTGGAGGCTCCAGCAGGCTTTCCTCTGTGCGTGTTGGGGGAGGAGGGTACAGAGCCCCCAGCGTCCACGGAGGCTCTGGCAGCTACTCTGTCTCTTCCCGCATTGTCTCGGGGCTCGGAAGTGGCTATGGGGGCAGCTACTGCAGCAGCGTAGGAGGGGGCCTCGGTGGCGGCTTTGGGGGTAGCTATGGGGCTGGCTTTGGGGCTGGCTTTGGAGGTGGCTTTGGAGGTGGCTTTGGAGGTGGCGATGGCATCCTCCCGGCCGGCGAAAAGGAGACGATGCAGAACCTCAACGACCGCCTGGCTGTCTACCTGGACAAAGTGCGTGCCCTGGAGGAGGCCAACACTGACCTGGAGGTCAAGATCAGGGAATGGTACAAGAAGCAGGGACCTGGTCCAGACCGTGACTACAGCCCCTACTACAGGACTATCGAGGAGCTCAGGAACAAG ATTCTTGCTGCAACTGTTGAAAATGCCAACATCGTCTTACAGATTGACAATGCCAGGCTGGCAGCTGATGACTTCAGAACCAA GTTTGAGACGGAGCAGGCTCTGCGCCTGAGCGTGGAGGCCGACATCAACGGTCTGCGCAGAGTCCTGGATGAGCTCACCCTGGCCAGAGCTGACCTGGAGATGCAGATTGAGAACCTGAAGGAGGAGCTGGCCTACCTCAAGAAGAACCACGAGGAG GAAATGAATGCCCTGCGCGGGCAGGTGGGTGGAGAGATCAGCGTGGAGATGGATGCTGCTCCTGGAATCGACCTCACCAAGATCCTGGCTGAGATGAGGGAGCAGTACGAGAGCCTGGCGGACAAGAACCGCAGGGACGCCGAGCAGTGGTTCTTCAGCAAG ACGGAAGAGCTGAACCGGGAGGTGGCCATCAACACGGAGCAGCTGCAGAGCGGCAAGACGGAGATCACAGAGCTACGACGCACCATCCAGAGCCTGGAGATCGACCTGCAGTCCCAGCTCAGCACG AAAGCGGCGTTGGAGGGCACCTTGGCTGACACAGAAGCCCGTTACGGCACCCAGCTGGCCCAGCTCCAGGGGCTGATCACCAGCGTGGAGGAGCAGCTGGCCGAGCTGCGGTGTGACATGGAGCGCCAGAACCACGAGTACAGGGTCCTCCTGGACGTCAAATCCCGCCTGGAGCAGGAGATCGCCACGTACCGCCGGCTCCTGGAGGGCGAGGACGCCCA CATCTCTTCCCAGTACTCCTCCGCTATGTCCTCACACTCGGGCAGAGATG TCATGACATCTTCCCGTCAGGTCCGCACGATCGTTGAGGAGGTGCAGGATGGGAAGGTGGTCTCCTCCCGGGAGCAGGTTGCGCTCACCACTCGCTAG
- the LOC143169274 gene encoding keratin, type I cytoskeletal 19-like: MSCAVRQVVTTRSQGRSSVGSSAAGSGRKVSSASSGRHAAYDLGGAVGNFSGGSLKEGLLGKQLSTGSATGGSFGATQRACSTLGFSSGGICTRGVGGGFSRASAGCGDGILLANSEKATMQNLNDRLASYLDKVRLLEGDNADLECKIREWYAKVGPSCEPRDYSCFHKEIEDLQNQILCAAMETNKILLNIDNNRMTADDFRVKYETECGLRQNVDADICNLRPVLDQLASCKTDLQLQCEALTEEMRCLKTNHEEETNCLRKQATGDVSVEVNACPGPDLRKILEDLRCQYETLMEHNRKETEQWYACKVEEVNLEVITSSQEIESSNKQVTELRRQLQALEINVQAQLTMKENLESSLAETECRYNKYLAELQSQISCVEQRLAEIRAEMECQNQEYKTLLDVKCRLEQEIQTYHCLLEGGQHDIIGLVGRGVPAASSGRSGGLKASLCQPCLP; this comes from the exons ATGAGCTGTGCCGTCAGGCAGGTCGTTACTACCCGTTCCCAAGGCAGGAGCAGCgtgggcagctctgcagctggtAGTGGAAGAAAGGTCTCCTCCGCCTCCTCGGGAAGACACGCTGCCTATGACTTAGGTGGTGCGGTTGGCAATTTTTCTGGTGGTAGTTTAAAGGAGGGATTACTTGGGAAGCAGCTGAGCACCGGCAGTGCTACCGGTGGGAGCTTTGGAGCTACCCAGAGGGCTTGTTCTACCCTTGGATTCAGCAGTGGAGGCATCTGCACTCGAGGCGTTGGTGGTGGTTTCAGCAGGGCTAGTGCTGGTTGCGGTGATGGGATCTTACTCGCTAACTCGGAAAAGGCGACGATGCAGAACCTCAACGACCGCTTGGCCTCCTACCTGGACAAGGTGCGACTCCTGGAGGGAGACAATGCCGACCTTGAGTGCAAGATCAGGGAGTGGTATGCCAAGGTAGGGCCCAGCTGCGAACCACGGGACTACAGCTGTTTTCATAAGGAAATTGAAGACCTTCAAAACCAG atcctcTGTGCAGCCATGGAGACTAACAAAATCCTTCTGAATATTGATAACAACAGGATGACTGCTGATGACTTCAGAGTGAA GTACGAGACTGAATGTGGTCTCCGGCAAAATGTGGATGCAGACATTTGCAACTTACGCCCCGTCCTGGATCAGCTGGCCAGCTGCAAGACCGACCTGCAGCTACAGTGTGAGGCTTTGACTGAAGAGATGCGTTGTCTCAAGACGAACCACGAGGAG GAAACGAACTGTCTGAGGAAACAGGCGACTGGAGATGTGAGCGTGGAGGTCAATGCTTGTCCTGGCCCAGACCTGAGGAAGATCCTGGAGGATCTGAGGTGCCAGTATGAAACACTGATGGAGCACAACCGCAAAGAGACTGAGCAGTGGTATGCCTGCAAG GTGGAGGAGGTCAATCTGGAGGTCATCACAAGCAGCCAGGAGATAGAGTCAAGCAACAAACAGGTCACTGAGCTGAGACGTCAGCTGCAGGCCTTGGAAATCAATGTACAAGCCCAGCTTACCATG AAAGAAAACCTGGAATCCTCTCTGGCGGAAACCGAGTGTCGCTACAACAAATACCTGGCTGAGCTACAGAGCCAGATCTCCTGCGTGGAGCAGCGGCTGGCTGAAATACGAGCAGAAATGGAGTGCCAGAACCAGGAATACAAGACCCTCCTGGACGTCAAATGCCGCTTGGAGCAGGAGATTCAGACCTACCATTGCTTGCTGGAGGGGGGACAGCACGACATCAT AGGGCTGGTGGGAAGAGGAGTCCCTGCAGCATCATCTGGAAGAAGTGGTGGGCTTAAAGCCAGTCTGTGTCAGCCATGCCTGCCCTAA